A region from the Pirellulaceae bacterium genome encodes:
- a CDS encoding SDR family oxidoreductase, with translation MINETKHHALFGTEQPVALVTGSGAKHRLGQSIARDLARNGYRLVIHANRSATEAEQFVEELRSQGTDAIWQVADLSKQTEVEKIFEECQRAFGRLDALANCASIWERRELSEISDNDVRRHFEVNTLGTFLCCQIGGQIMVDQPSGGVIVNFGDWATRRPYEAYAAYFASKGAIPTITRDFAIELARRNPRIRVNAVLPGPVTLPDDLPSAARQAAIDSSLLKREGKPEHVVDATLFLLEHEYLTGVCLPVDGGRSIYAPTDHWR, from the coding sequence ATGATAAATGAAACCAAACATCACGCACTATTCGGAACGGAACAACCGGTTGCCTTGGTGACTGGGAGTGGGGCGAAGCACCGTCTTGGTCAATCGATCGCTCGCGATCTGGCTCGAAATGGTTATCGACTTGTGATCCACGCGAATCGATCGGCTACCGAGGCCGAGCAGTTTGTCGAGGAGCTGCGCTCTCAGGGGACCGACGCCATTTGGCAGGTTGCCGATCTTAGTAAGCAAACCGAAGTCGAAAAAATATTTGAGGAATGCCAACGGGCTTTTGGACGCTTAGATGCGCTCGCCAATTGTGCATCAATTTGGGAGCGACGTGAACTGTCAGAAATTTCGGACAACGACGTCCGGCGCCATTTTGAGGTGAACACACTCGGCACGTTTCTCTGCTGCCAGATCGGTGGACAAATCATGGTTGATCAACCGTCCGGCGGGGTGATTGTCAACTTTGGAGATTGGGCGACGCGACGACCGTACGAAGCCTATGCGGCCTATTTCGCCTCGAAGGGGGCGATCCCTACGATTACCCGTGACTTTGCGATCGAGTTAGCTCGGCGAAATCCTCGCATTCGGGTCAATGCGGTTCTGCCGGGTCCTGTGACCTTGCCCGACGACCTGCCTTCAGCCGCGCGCCAAGCTGCAATCGATTCCTCCTTACTTAAACGAGAGGGTAAGCCCGAGCATGTGGTGGACGCGACCCTGTTTTTGCTCGAGCACGAGTACCTGACGGGCGTTTGCTTACCAGTCGATGGGGGCCGCTCGATTTATGCACCCACGGATCATTGGCGTTAA